One genomic window of Arachis hypogaea cultivar Tifrunner chromosome 8, arahy.Tifrunner.gnm2.J5K5, whole genome shotgun sequence includes the following:
- the LOC112705949 gene encoding uncharacterized protein → MEIGTKKMKVDKEMLNLNDVVSIVSKNCRCNELEERSKKAEGRCAELEFELQRKHSQCEALEAKLKALGADKFAAEEELKVLTVSSEKHKEEKQISYEKERGEATIDSLTDDNEVVQLMIENKVLECEKKRAESEAEVWKDNYKKMELRAIQLELGRGHERNEKQEASNWTTATVGSHQGPISNSRFHPARQARKQLKFLNEESPCKRMAPSTPLGAKPASVCVIDITDSDDEPNIIQTSPVLTQGGGNISVPTCFVAEIEKMSNIDGGNNEKDLSAGEDVPFVATLKRKRTCNVVTSESEHDDANDCDDDDDDDDDMPISKLKRMHIPKAGSEQVKCDINSSATTTTFAYNKTIGTATPRRRLVPLRKCAREQECKKSSNRSKKAKHRESIATNSCESEEDLSDSEDEGLSDFIVDDSDVSNCDDASSKSHTVSNDDGDSDTSNSQDVPDDDSCSDSQEETDRKVDFGMILSQIQRRKDHKSKWEYEADMLAAFGKDPELCMKAVCALYLQQTSEEQMSRGSMYSNQRGFSKFDAHRGSTLAEFLTNGDPLGGLKKSVKELKEYDPQAVELCRTLANRYSRQLYEIYKNKECLFFS, encoded by the exons ATGGAGATAGGTACAAAGAAGATGAAAGTCGATAAAGAAATGCTAAACCTCAATGACGTGGTCAGCATTGTGTCAAAAAATTGTCGGTGTAACGAATTGGAAGAGAGAAGCAAGAAAGCTGAAGGGAGGTGTGCTGAGTTAGAATTTGAGCTTCAAAGGAAACATAGTCAATGTGAAGCACTCGAAGCTAAACTTAAGGCACTGGGAGCAGATAAATTTGCTGCTGAAGAGGAGTTGAAGGTTTTGACGGTTTCTAGTGAGAAGCACAAAGAGGAAAAACAAATTAGCtatgaaaaagagagaggggAAGCAACAATTGACAGCTTGACAGATGATAATGAGGTTGTTCAGCTAATGATTGAAAATAAGGTTTTGGAATGTGAGAAGAAAAGGGCCGAGAGTGAGGCTGAGGTATGGAAAGATAATTACAAGAAAATGGAATTACGGGCCATACAATTGGAGCTAGGAAGGGGCCATGAAAGAAACGAGAAACAGGAAGCAAGCAACTGGACTACTGCTACAGTTGGTTCACATCAAGGACCAATCTCAAATTCTAGATTTCATCCGGCAAGACAAGCCAGAAAACAGTTGAAATTTCTAAATGAAGAGAGTCCCTGCAAAAGGATGGCTCCATCCACGCCTCTTGGTGCAAAACCTGCTTCAGTATGTGTAATTGATATCACTGACAGTGATGATGAACCTAATATTATCCAAACCTCACCTGTACTAACTCAGGGTGGTGGAAATATTTCTGTTCCAACATGTTTTGTAGCCGAAATTGAAAAGATGTCTAACATTGATGGTGGAaacaatgaaaaagatttgagtgcTGGTGAAGATGTTCCTTTTGTTGCCACCCTTAAGAGGAAACGAACTTGTAATGTTGTCACAAGTGAGTCTGAACATGATGATGCCAATgattgtgatgatgatgatgatgatgatgatgatatgccGATTAGTAAGCTTAAGAGGATGCATATTCCGAAAGCAGGATCAGAGCAAGTTAAATGTGACATTAATAGTTCGGCGACAACTACTACTTTTGCATATAACAAGACTATAGGCACTGCAACACCTCGACGGCGCCTAGTGCCTCTTAGAAAATGTGCAAGAGAACAAGAGTGTAAAAAGTCTTCAAATAGATCTAAAAAGGCCAAACATCGAGAAAGTATCGCAACAAATTCTTGCGAATCAGAGGAAGATTTGTCAGACTCTGAAGATGAAGGCTTGAGTGATTTTATTGTTGATGATTCCGATGTATCTAATTGTGATGATGCATCAAGCAAGTCGCACACTGTATCTAACGATGATGGAGACTCTGATACCAGTAACTCACAAGATGTACCTGATGATGACTCATGCTCTGATTCCCAGGAAGAAACTGATAGGAAAGTGGACTTTGGGATGATACTATCACAAATTCAGAGGAGGAAAGACCACAAATCGAAGTGGGAGTATGAAGCTGACATGCTTGCAGCATTTGGAAAGGATCCTGAACTGTGTATGAAGGCTGTCTGTGCTCTTTATCTACAACAAACATCTGAGGAACAGATGAGCAGGGGATCAATGTATTCCAACCAGCGGGGATTCAGCAAGTTTGATGCTCACAG AGGTAGTACTTTGGCTGAGTTCCTCACTAATGGAGATCCTCTTGGTGGTTTGAAGAAGAGTGTGAAGGAATTGAAGGAATATGATCCCCAAGCAGTTGAACTGTGCAGAACTCTGGCCAATCGGTACTCAAGACAATTATATGAGATCTACAAGAACAAAGagtgtctttttttttcttga
- the LOC112705948 gene encoding transcription factor SPEECHLESS, giving the protein MDDNNLSDIFQDKDFGGDDLFAILESLDDFPPTNTGQFSTLLESSSLPSPPTKRRKLLVPPPPPSPNAAEDGQQRMSHITVERNRRKQMNEHLSVLRSLMPCFYVKRGDQASIIGGVVDYINELQQVLQALEAKKQRKVYTDHVLSPRLVSSPRTSLSLPLSPRKPPLSPRLSLPISPRTPQPGSPYRPPAPCRLLQPAATAAAAASSYISPAASISNSLEPSPTTSSASSINDDINELVANSKSAMAEVEVKFSGPHLLLKTVSQRIPGQALKIISALEDLALEILQVNISTADETMLNSFTIKIGIECQLSADELAQQIQQTFC; this is encoded by the exons ATGGATGATAACAACTTATCAGATATCTTCCAAGACAAAGACTTTGGTGGAGACGATCTCTTCGCCATCTTGGAAAGCCTCGATGACTTCCCTCCCACCAACACCGGACAATTTTCCACCCTACTTGAATCATCATCACTGCCCTCGCCTCCAACCAAACGACGGAAACTACTTGTTCCGCCGCCACCGCCTTCTCCCAACGCCGCCGAGGATGGACAACAAAGGATGTCTCATATCACGGTCGAGCGCAACCGTAGAAAGCAGATGAACGAGCATTTGTCCGTCCTCAGATCCCTCATGCCTTGCTTTTACGTCAAGCGA GGTGATCAAGCATCCATAATTGGAGGGGTGGTTGATTACATCAACGAGTTGCAACAAGTTCTTCAAGCACTTGAagcaaagaaacaaagaaaagttTACACTGATCATGTTCTAAGCCCTAGGCTCGTCTCAAGCCCAAGGACTTCACTATCACTACCACTCAGCCCACGGAAACCACCCTTGAGCCCTAGGCTAAGCCTGCCCATAAGCCCAAGGACTCCTCAACCAGGTAGCCCATACAGGCCGCCAGCGCCCTGCAGGCTGTTGCAGCCAGCGGCCACCGCGGCCGCAGCAGCAAGCAGTTACATTTCACCGGCGGCGTCGATATCGAACTCTCTTGAGCCATCTCCAACCACGTCTTCCGCCTCCTCCATCAATGATGACATCAACGAGCTCGTTGCGAATTCAAAATCTGCCATGGCTGAGGTTGAGGTCAAGTTCTCGGGTCCTCACCTTCTTCTGAAAACGGTGTCGCAGCGAATTCCCGGGCAAGCATTGAAGATCATTTCAGCGCTTGAAGATCTTGCGCTTGAAATTCTTCAAGTCAATATCAGCACTGCTGATGAAACCATGCTTAACTCATTCACTATCAAG ATTGGAATTGAATGCCAACTCAGTGCGGACGAACTAGCCCAACAAATCCAGCAAACATTCTGCTAg